The Thermosynechococcus sp. HN-54 DNA segment TTCGGCAAAAGGGATAGGGGGGGTAGCCGCAAGACGGATGCCTGCCCCCTCCTCTGATAAATTGAGTGTCTGCCCTTGATAGCGATCGCCCCCAAGTATCAATTCACAAGGTTCCGAACGACAAAATCGCGGGTGCCGCCGCTGAGGGACATCAATGGCCACGAGAACGCACACCAGTAAAACTGCCAAGTTATAGGCAGACCAAATCATATTAATCAGAAGGCTATCGGGGTTGACAATCGTATCCTGCAAGAAAGAACTGCGCCAGATCAGGCCAACAATCGAGAGTATGGCAATGAGGACGAGGGGGCGAATCAATGGCCAGTTGATATTGATGTGGTGAGGATCAACGATACCTTTGGGCGTTACTTTGAAGGGCTTACCCTTGGGACTAATAAATGTCCGTATCACTGTGATTGCCATCGGCAGGGCAATAATCGTTTCGTAAACATCTGACCAAAAGGCAGAGCGGCGGCCTTCGGTAAGCCACGAAAAGGCCATCACATTGCCAAGGTAGTAGGGTAGGTAAAAGTAGAGGATCTCGTTAATGGTTGCCCGCAGCGGCGCAAGACCAAAGAGCAAAAAGGCCAAGGGAGCCAAGAGAAAAATGACGCGGGGAATGGAGAGCAGCCAATAGAGCACACCCAAGCTATGGTAAAAACGCTGCAACAAGTTCAGGTTGGGAATCGTCAAGAAATTGGACTTCAAAAAGAGCATCTGCAACGTCCCCTGCCCCCAGCGCAGCCGTTGGTTGATGTAGGCACCGATTGTTTCTGGAGACATGCCAGCAGAGAGGGCTTCGTTGAGGTACTTCACTCGATAGCCGCGCCCTTGGAGGTACATGGAGGTCAAGTAATCTTCGGTAATGCTGTCGGTGGGAATGCCGCCAATTTCATCGAGGGCACTACGGCGAATGACAAAGCACGTCCCACAGCAGATAACGGCATCAAAAAAGTCGCGACTAGGTTGAATAAACCGAAAAAAGAGCGTTTGCTCATTGTTGAGGATGCCTTCAAGACCGAGATTCACCGTTATTGGATCCTCGTTGAAAAAGTGTTGCGGTGTCTGCACCATCGCCGTGTTCGGGTCTTGGAAAAAGCCGACGGTACGGGTAAGGAAGTTGCGGCTGGGCACAAAATCCGCATCAAAGACTGCAATTAACTCGCCCCTGAGCGTAGGTAAAGCATGGTTAATGTTGCCGGCTTTGGCATGGCGGTTGTCGGGGCGATCGCGATATTCACAGCCGAGTTCTGCGGCAAGGGCACGCACCGCCGGACGACGGGTATCATCGAGCAGGTAAATACGCTTGTGGGGATAGTCCATGGCTTGGCAGGCAATGACTGAGCGGCGCAGAATCTCGACATCTTCGTTGTAGGTGGGCAAGATCACATCCACCCAAGGCAAATACTCACCGCGAATTACAGCTTGACTCAGGCGATCGGCCTCAGGGCTACGGTTTTTGGAAAAGATACACAGGGCAAAGAAGCAAATGGTGTTCGTCAGGGTCAGCAGTTCAGCAATGAATAAAAGAATCGAAATCGTGCCATTGAGGGGATCATCCAAGTTGAGGCTGTTAAAAAAACGCCAGAGAATGTACCGCAACGCCAACAGGGTCAACCCCAAACTGACAATGAGGCGTGACCAGAAATTGGGCTTGGGGGAAATCTCTTTCAGAAAAAACGTAATAGCAATCCAGACCAGTGTGGGCAATAGGAGTGCTTGTAGCGTTGTTCCCTCAGCCCGCAGCAGTGCCTTGCCAGCATACCAACAGCCCACCAAGTTGGGGAAAAGATTGCGCCAGTCCAGTTGAGCCACCACTACGGCAAGGAACGTAGCATACCCCAACAGCAAGAACCAAGCATCGGTGGCGGTTCGTTTGAAGGTAAGGAGGGCAACAGGGAGATGTTTTCGGGCAAGGGGCGAGATTTTTTTTGTAATCACACTCGTCATTTTTGATACGCAGGGAAACACACTAAAGCTCAAATATCGCTTGAGGAATACTCAAAACAGGAATTTAGGCAACAAAAACCAAGGCAGAAATCTTTGAAGAGTTTCTAATTTTTTGAAGGGCTTTTTAAGGATTTTTAGGAATTGGATCAAATCTAGAACTTCTCTACTGGAATCAACCAACAGAGGAGTATTTTTGAGCTTAAGAAAAAACTAATTTCGGGTCTTAGCCCCTCGAAAAACTTGCCTTTTAGTCTCCAAGGATAGTAGGCAGATCAGCAAAGAAAAAGAGCCTTGCTGTTTTACTTGCAGACAATTGTTTTTTGCCATAGGATATCTCTATTGAGCAAGAAACCTATTCTTTAGTTTAGCTGAAAGCCCGGAAAGAATAAAAGTGATACGTGATACGTAGAGCTGACGTTTGTCCCAAAGACTAAGGACAGAAAGAATTCTTGCCCATTAAGTCAGGAGGATAGCCAGAAATGCTGCCCAGCCCAACAGCAAGAGCCAAATACCAACAACACCCGGACTTTTTTGAGTCGCAAGGGCCTACCGGCTTTCGGCAAGGGGATGCAGGCGAAAGACACTTTGAATCATTGCCCAAGCGGTCTTAATTTCAGGAACACGAATTTCATCCCATTGCCCCGGTTGGCAGTAGAGGTAGGGGATCAAGCGACGTTGTTCTGCCAAGGATAAGTCCACAAAGCGAATCCGCATTTCAACGGGTTGACTACTCCCCCCCTGCTGAAGCTGCATCAAGCGTTCTTGATCGTGCCAGCGTAGCTCCGCTGAAATCCATAGATCTGCGAGTTCACTGGGGGGCAAGAGGCGAAATTGGGCACTGTAGGTTCGCAATCCCTGCGGCGAAGGATGGTTTTCCCGACAGGTATCACAGCGGCGGATTTGCAAGCGGGCACCCTCTTCAGAAATATCCACAGTTTGCCCGATATAGCGATCGCCCCCAACGATGAGTTCACAGGGTTCAGCCCGCAGAAAGCGAGTAAAACGGCGCTGGGGGACATCAATGGCCACCAGCATACAGACCAATAGCAGCGACAAGTTATAGATTGACCAGACGACATTCACCGCCAAGCTATCGGGGTTGACAATTGTATCTTGGAGAGGGGAACTACGCCAGATCAGGCCGACAATCGTCAAAATGGCAATAATCATCAGGGGGCGAATCAGGGGCCAGTTGATATTGATGCGATGGGGATCCACGATACCTTTGGGGGTGACTTTGAAGGTTTTGCCCTTAGGACGAATGAGCGTGCGGATGACGGTAATGGCCATCGGAAAGGCGATGATGGTTTCATAGACATCGGAC contains these protein-coding regions:
- a CDS encoding glycosyltransferase family 2 protein, producing MTSVITKKISPLARKHLPVALLTFKRTATDAWFLLLGYATFLAVVVAQLDWRNLFPNLVGCWYAGKALLRAEGTTLQALLLPTLVWIAITFFLKEISPKPNFWSRLIVSLGLTLLALRYILWRFFNSLNLDDPLNGTISILLFIAELLTLTNTICFFALCIFSKNRSPEADRLSQAVIRGEYLPWVDVILPTYNEDVEILRRSVIACQAMDYPHKRIYLLDDTRRPAVRALAAELGCEYRDRPDNRHAKAGNINHALPTLRGELIAVFDADFVPSRNFLTRTVGFFQDPNTAMVQTPQHFFNEDPITVNLGLEGILNNEQTLFFRFIQPSRDFFDAVICCGTCFVIRRSALDEIGGIPTDSITEDYLTSMYLQGRGYRVKYLNEALSAGMSPETIGAYINQRLRWGQGTLQMLFLKSNFLTIPNLNLLQRFYHSLGVLYWLLSIPRVIFLLAPLAFLLFGLAPLRATINEILYFYLPYYLGNVMAFSWLTEGRRSAFWSDVYETIIALPMAITVIRTFISPKGKPFKVTPKGIVDPHHININWPLIRPLVLIAILSIVGLIWRSSFLQDTIVNPDSLLINMIWSAYNLAVLLVCVLVAIDVPQRRHPRFCRSEPCELILGGDRYQGQTLNLSEEGAGIRLAATPPIPFAEGLAELRFTEPSPLVHLTLPIQIRWARSRSSQAVEIGVQFLPFSLPKRRRLIRYLYCQPGQWDEVRVPEIKTAWAMIQSVFRLHPLAESR